A section of the Corynebacterium auris genome encodes:
- the dnaA gene encoding chromosomal replication initiator protein DnaA: MAEQPIEALWRDIVAELLTLSERPSSAIPTLTPQERAYLQLVRPVMLVDGYAILSTPHAAAKSVIEDNLAPHIVALLTRHLGTPCSLAVSVHQPAPPAPPAPEPEPAGQEWYPTTSESFRTERPHQPGEQIPMGLDELARMHSQQQAASQPSAPAQRIPREKPAHDPDRETSLNPKYTFENFVIGSSNRFANGAAVAVSENPARAYNPLFIWGGSGLGKTHLLHAAGNYAHVLQPGLRIKYVSSEEFTNDYINSVRDDRQESFKRRYRNLDILMVDDIQFLEGKEGTQEEFFHTFNALHQANKQIILSSDRPPKQLTTLEDRLRTRFEGGLITDVQPPDLETRIAILMKKAAADGTHVDHAVLELIASQFQSSIRELEGALIRVSAYSSLIEEPITLEVAQVALRDILPDENDINITAAAIKDAAAEYFGVTLEQITGAGKTRQVAHARQLAMYLCRELTELSLPRIGDEFGGKDHTTVMYADRKIRKEMTENRGTYDEIQELTQMIKNRARML; the protein is encoded by the coding sequence GTGGCGGAACAACCCATCGAAGCGCTGTGGCGCGACATCGTCGCAGAACTGCTGACTCTGTCGGAGCGCCCGAGCTCAGCGATTCCGACCCTCACGCCACAGGAGCGCGCCTACCTCCAGCTGGTGCGCCCCGTCATGCTTGTCGACGGCTACGCCATCCTGTCCACCCCGCACGCCGCAGCCAAGTCCGTCATCGAGGACAACCTGGCCCCCCACATCGTTGCGCTGCTCACGCGCCACCTGGGCACCCCGTGCAGCCTCGCCGTCTCCGTCCACCAGCCCGCGCCGCCCGCGCCACCTGCGCCGGAACCCGAGCCCGCGGGGCAGGAGTGGTACCCGACGACGTCCGAGTCCTTTCGCACCGAGCGCCCCCACCAGCCGGGAGAGCAGATCCCCATGGGCCTCGACGAGCTCGCCCGCATGCACTCTCAGCAGCAGGCCGCCTCGCAGCCGTCGGCACCAGCCCAGCGCATTCCCCGCGAGAAGCCGGCGCACGACCCGGACCGCGAGACCTCGCTCAACCCGAAATACACCTTCGAGAACTTCGTCATCGGCTCCTCGAACCGCTTCGCCAACGGCGCCGCCGTGGCCGTGTCCGAAAACCCCGCCCGCGCCTACAACCCCCTATTCATCTGGGGCGGCTCCGGGCTGGGCAAGACCCACCTGCTGCACGCCGCCGGCAACTACGCGCACGTGCTCCAGCCGGGCTTAAGGATCAAATACGTCTCCTCCGAGGAGTTCACCAACGACTACATCAACTCCGTGCGCGACGACCGGCAGGAATCCTTCAAACGGCGCTACCGCAACCTCGACATCCTCATGGTCGACGACATCCAGTTCCTCGAGGGCAAGGAGGGCACCCAGGAAGAGTTCTTCCACACCTTTAACGCCCTCCACCAGGCCAACAAGCAGATCATCCTGTCCTCGGACCGGCCCCCGAAGCAGCTGACCACCCTGGAAGACCGGCTGCGCACCCGCTTCGAAGGCGGGCTCATCACCGACGTGCAGCCGCCCGACCTGGAAACGCGCATCGCCATCCTGATGAAGAAGGCGGCGGCCGACGGCACCCATGTCGACCACGCGGTGCTCGAGCTCATCGCCAGCCAGTTCCAGTCCTCCATCCGCGAGCTCGAGGGCGCGCTGATCAGGGTCTCCGCCTACTCCTCACTCATTGAAGAGCCCATCACGCTCGAGGTGGCCCAGGTCGCGCTGCGCGACATCCTGCCGGACGAAAACGACATCAACATCACCGCCGCCGCCATCAAGGACGCCGCCGCCGAGTACTTCGGCGTCACCCTCGAGCAGATCACCGGCGCGGGCAAGACCCGGCAGGTTGCCCACGCCCGCCAGCTGGCGATGTACCTGTGCCGCGAGCTCACCGAGCTCTCCCTACCGAGGATCGGCGACGAATTCGGCGGCAAGGACCACACGACCGTCATGTACGCCGACCGAAAGATCCGCAAGGAAATGACGGAAAACCGCGGGACCTACGACGAGATCCAAGAGCTGACCCAGATGATCAAGAACAGGGCCCGGATGCTGTAA
- the dnaN gene encoding DNA polymerase III subunit beta produces the protein MDDNRVSFRVHKEDLSDAVAWVARSLPTKNTQPILRAVVITVDDDGLEFAGFDYEVSSRVRIGAEVGEPGRVAVAGKLLADIVGNMPAKPVEVSSDGSKLLLQGGSARFELPLMPLDDYPQLPTLPEVTGTLSPADFVGAVTQVASAAGRDDTLPMLTGIHLEVTGSTMQLTATDRFRLALRTISWEPVAESVQAKLLVPAKTLLDNARTLDTHIDTPVEIAVGDTENIGGDGLFGLHSSNRETTTRMLDADFPNVQPLLPKSHTSMARVAIAPLVEAIRRVSLVADRNAQIRMQFRSGEVTLFASGADSGEATETVEAEFEGAEGLLIAFNSGYLKDGLAVIPTDDVVFGFTEASRPAIMIPASDELPAPGADGTFATPQTDFTYLLMPVRLPG, from the coding sequence ATGGACGACAACCGCGTGTCATTTCGCGTTCACAAGGAAGACCTCTCCGACGCCGTAGCCTGGGTCGCACGAAGCTTGCCAACGAAGAACACGCAACCGATCCTCCGCGCCGTCGTCATCACCGTCGACGACGACGGCCTGGAGTTCGCCGGTTTCGACTACGAGGTGTCCTCCCGCGTGCGCATCGGCGCCGAGGTGGGCGAGCCGGGCCGCGTCGCCGTCGCGGGCAAGCTCCTCGCGGACATCGTGGGCAACATGCCCGCCAAGCCCGTCGAGGTCTCCTCCGACGGATCGAAGCTGCTGCTCCAGGGCGGATCCGCGCGCTTCGAGCTGCCGCTCATGCCGCTTGACGACTACCCGCAGCTGCCCACCCTGCCCGAGGTGACGGGCACGCTGTCTCCCGCGGACTTCGTCGGCGCCGTCACCCAGGTCGCCTCCGCCGCCGGGCGCGACGACACCCTGCCCATGCTCACCGGCATCCACCTCGAGGTCACCGGCTCCACCATGCAGCTCACCGCCACCGACCGCTTCCGCCTGGCGCTGCGCACCATTTCGTGGGAGCCGGTCGCCGAGTCCGTCCAGGCGAAGCTGCTCGTGCCCGCGAAGACGCTGCTGGACAACGCGCGCACCCTGGACACGCACATCGACACCCCCGTCGAGATCGCCGTCGGCGACACCGAGAACATCGGCGGAGACGGGCTCTTCGGCCTGCACTCGAGCAACCGCGAAACCACGACCCGCATGCTCGACGCCGACTTCCCGAACGTCCAGCCGCTCCTGCCGAAGTCCCACACCTCCATGGCGCGCGTGGCCATCGCGCCCCTGGTCGAGGCCATCCGCCGCGTCAGCCTTGTCGCCGACCGCAACGCACAGATCCGCATGCAGTTCCGCTCGGGCGAAGTCACCCTGTTCGCCTCCGGCGCTGATTCCGGCGAGGCCACGGAAACGGTCGAGGCGGAGTTCGAGGGTGCCGAGGGCCTGCTCATCGCCTTCAACTCCGGTTACCTCAAGGACGGTCTCGCGGTCATCCCCACCGACGACGTGGTCTTCGGCTTCACCGAAGCCTCCCGCCCCGCGATCATGATCCCGGCATCCGACGAACTGCCCGCCCCCGGGGCCGACGGCACGTTTGCCACCCCGCAGACGGACTTCACCTACCTGCTCATGCCGGTGCGCCTGCCGGGTTAA
- the recF gene encoding DNA replication/repair protein RecF (All proteins in this family for which functions are known are DNA-binding proteins that assist the filamentation of RecA onto DNA for the initiation of recombination or recombinational repair.), which yields MYIRELDLRDFRSWPALSLTLEPGVTVLSGRNGHGKTNVVEAAYYSSVLRSHRVPTDAPLIRAGASDARVSVTTVNEGRELTTHLLIRSNGANQAQINRTRLKSPREMLGVLRTVLFSPEDLRLVGGEPAERRRFLDDLAALRTPRLGGVKADYDKILRQRNALLRSSALNLRRGYDDPAGAAALSTLDAWDSQLAHAGAQVIAGRLSLLDALEAPITEAYSAVAPESRPAAARYRSTVDDAVHTLLGEDTRDPEVIEAAMLSELGRRRTEEIERGATLVGPHRDDLLLLLGDQPAKGYASHGETWSLALSLHLAEYTLLAAEGAEPVLILDDVFAELDSARRERLVNVAATAEQVLITAAVGDDLPDNLHDAVSGRFSVLMEEGRSRIE from the coding sequence GTGTACATCCGCGAACTCGACCTACGGGACTTTCGCTCCTGGCCGGCGCTTTCGCTCACGCTCGAACCGGGAGTCACCGTGCTTTCGGGGCGCAATGGCCACGGCAAAACAAACGTCGTCGAAGCGGCGTACTACAGCTCCGTGCTGCGCAGCCACCGCGTGCCCACCGACGCCCCGCTGATCCGGGCCGGCGCGAGCGACGCGCGCGTCTCGGTGACCACCGTCAACGAGGGACGCGAGCTGACCACCCACCTGCTCATCAGGTCCAACGGGGCGAACCAGGCGCAGATCAACCGCACCCGCTTAAAGTCCCCCCGCGAGATGCTCGGCGTGCTGCGGACGGTGCTTTTTTCCCCGGAGGACCTGCGCCTTGTGGGCGGCGAGCCGGCGGAGCGCCGCCGCTTCCTCGACGACCTCGCGGCGCTGCGCACGCCCCGCCTCGGCGGGGTGAAGGCGGATTACGACAAGATCCTGCGCCAACGCAACGCCCTTCTGCGCAGCTCGGCGCTGAACCTACGCCGCGGCTACGACGACCCCGCGGGCGCCGCCGCGCTGAGCACCCTCGATGCGTGGGATTCCCAGCTCGCGCACGCCGGCGCGCAGGTCATCGCGGGAAGGCTTTCGCTTCTCGACGCCCTCGAGGCGCCCATCACCGAGGCCTACTCCGCCGTGGCCCCGGAGTCGCGCCCCGCGGCGGCGCGCTACCGCTCCACCGTCGACGACGCCGTGCACACCCTGCTCGGGGAGGACACCCGCGACCCGGAGGTCATCGAGGCCGCCATGCTCAGCGAGCTCGGCCGCAGGCGCACGGAGGAAATCGAGCGCGGCGCCACGCTCGTGGGGCCGCACCGCGATGACCTGCTCCTGCTGCTCGGCGACCAGCCGGCGAAGGGGTACGCCAGCCACGGTGAGACCTGGTCGCTGGCGCTTTCGCTCCACCTCGCCGAGTACACCCTGCTCGCCGCCGAGGGGGCCGAACCCGTGCTCATCCTCGACGACGTCTTCGCGGAGCTCGACTCCGCCCGCCGGGAGCGGCTGGTCAACGTGGCCGCCACCGCCGAGCAGGTCCTCATCACCGCCGCCGTGGGCGACGACCTGCCGGACAACCTCCACGACGCAGTCAGCGGGCGCTTCAGCGTGCTCATGGAGGAGGGGAGGTCCCGCATTGAGTGA
- a CDS encoding DciA family protein: MSDLIKNTFDTLRSTARRRGGKLPDLKRQGTSVIPRRSARRGDTAPQVTVPGLNLGHEGAPAWRGRGRPTGPDGRPLGRRTTVQGFGVLVSKEIRERDWTHNIAYGWVMGNWEGLVGEKIAQHTKVEMVKDGEVFISCDQTAWATQLKYMQGTVLAEIARKVGPGVVTKLHVYPPKTKSWRYGPLHVKGRGPRDTYG, from the coding sequence TTGAGTGACCTGATCAAGAACACCTTCGACACCTTGCGCTCCACCGCGCGGCGGCGGGGCGGGAAGCTACCCGACCTGAAACGCCAGGGCACGAGCGTGATCCCCCGGCGCAGCGCGCGGCGCGGGGACACAGCCCCGCAGGTGACGGTGCCCGGGCTCAACCTCGGGCACGAGGGCGCGCCGGCGTGGCGGGGACGGGGCCGACCCACCGGGCCCGACGGGCGCCCTCTCGGGCGCCGCACCACAGTGCAGGGCTTCGGGGTGCTGGTGAGCAAAGAGATCCGCGAGCGCGACTGGACCCACAACATCGCCTACGGCTGGGTCATGGGCAACTGGGAGGGGCTGGTCGGGGAGAAGATCGCCCAGCACACGAAGGTGGAGATGGTCAAAGACGGGGAGGTGTTCATCTCCTGCGACCAGACCGCGTGGGCAACCCAGCTGAAGTACATGCAGGGTACGGTCCTCGCCGAGATCGCCCGCAAGGTCGGGCCCGGCGTGGTGACGAAACTGCACGTCTACCCGCCGAAAACGAAGAGCTGGCGCTACGGCCCGCTGCACGTCAAGGGGCGTGGGCCGCGCGATACCTACGGCTAA